GCTAAAGGTACGGTGCGGCTCCGCCTGCCTTCGGGCACAATAGGTTTGAGGGCGGCGGGCGATGAGGTGACGCGGGATGCAAATGCCCTGCCCGAAGTGGCAATAACGCAGGCGCAGTTTCTGGGTCTGGTTTTCGGGCTGGTCGGTGCGGAGGAACTTCCCGAACCTGTTCCCCCTCAGACGCGCGTCCTACTGAACGTGATGTTTCCCCGTCAGCCCGCGATATACTGGGCGTGGGACGGTTTCTAAAAAGAGCTGAGGAGCAGTACCATGGCAGAACAACACCACATGCATCGTGAAATACACGAACAACCCCAGGTGATTCGCACTGTGGCGGAGAAAAGTGTGCGCTCTGCACAGGCATTGGCGCAGGCAATCCGCGACAGGGGCATCCAGTTTGCGATGATTAGCGCTCGAGGCACCTCGGACAACGCAGCACTTTACACCAAATACCGTCTGGAGATAGAAGCAGGCATCCCGGTCGCCTCGGCGGCACCCTCCATCTTCACGCTTTACAACGGGCAGCTCAACCTCTCTCGCGCGCTGGTCATCGGCATCAGCCAGTCCGGCAAGGCGCAGGACGTGGTGGAGGTGGTTTCCGCGGCTCGCGCCGCGGGGGCATTGACAGCGGCTATCACCAACGACCCCAGCTCCGAGCTGGCGCAGGTAGCTGAGCATGTATTGCTGTGTCATGCAGGCGAGGAACGCAGTGTCGCCGCTACCAAGACCTACACCGCCACACTGGCGAATATCGCCCTGCTGGTGGATGCTCTGGCGGGACGGTCGCGTATCGGTGAAGACATCGAAGATGCGGCACAGGGAATGGAGCAGGTGCTGGCGATGGAGGAAGAGATAGAACTGCTCGCCGAGCGTTATCGCTATATGTCTGCCTGCATGGTGCTGGCACGCGGATACAACTTTTGCACTGCGCACGAAGCGGCATTGAAAATGATGGAGACAGGCTACGTGATTGCACGCGCCTATTCTGCCGCCGACTTCATGCACGGACCCATCGCCGTGGTGGATACAGGATTCCCCTGCTTTGTATACGCCCCCAACGGCAGCGCATACGCGACGATGCTCCAGCTGACGGCAAGACTGCGAGAGCGTGGCGCAGAGATTGTGGTGATTTCCTGTAACCCGGAGATACTGCGTTTAGCCACCCGCATGGTAGTGCTGCCTTGTGATATTGCCGAGCGTATCAGCCCTCTGGTTTACATCGTGGTGGGTCAGCTATTCGCGTTCCATCTCTCAGAAACGCGCGGTTACGACCCGGACCGCCCGCGTGGGCTGAGCAAAATCACCATCACCCGTTAGGAGGTAGCACAATGGTCAACACCCAGCGGCTGGTGGACGATTTCCTGGCACTATGTCGCATCAACAGCCCGCCCAAACAGGAATCGGAAATCATCGCGGCTGTAATACCCCGCTTGATTCGCCTGGGATTGGAAGTCAAACAGGATGAGGCAGGCAAACAGATTGGCGGGAATGCGAACAACGTCATCGCCCGGCTGCCCGCAAACGTGCCCGGTGTGCCCCCCATCTTCTTCAGCGTGCACTTCGATACGGTGGAGCCCAATCCGAACGTGCAGATAATCGTGGAAGACGACCTGATCCGCACCGACGGCTCCAGTATTCTTGGCGCGGACGACAAGGCGGGACTCGCCCCGCTGCTGGAGGCAATACAGTGTATCGTGGAAAACAACCTTCCGCACGGGGAAATCTGGTTGTTGCTCAGCGTGGCGGAAGAGATTGGTCTGCTGGGGGCGAAGCACCTGCCTCTGCAAGGGGTCAACGCCACGATGGGCTTCGTGCTGGATACGGGACCGCCTGTGGGTAAAGTGGTTGTGGGTGCCCCCACCCACGACCACCTGACGGTGCGCGTGATAGGACGTGCCGCCCATGCCGGAGCTGCTCCTGAACAGGGTATCAGCGCGATTGTGGCGGCGTCGCGCGCGATTGCCCGCATGAAGCTGGGACGCATCGACGGGGAGACCACTGCCAACATCGGCTCGTTTCACGGCGGACAGGCGACTAACGTGGTGTGCCCGGAGGTGGAAATCCGCGCCGAGGCGCGCAGCCACAATAGCGAAAAGCTGGAAGCGCAGATAGCGCACATGATAGCCTGCTTCCGTGAGGAAGCGGAGGCAATGGGTGCGCAGGTGGAGGTAGAAACATCGCGTCACTATGAGGCATATCGCCTCCCCGAAGACGCTCCGGTCGTGCAGGTCGCCCGTGAGAGCGCGCTCGCATTAGGGCTTCCCTACGAGGCGAAACTGGCGGGCGGCGGCAGCGACGCCAATGTGTTTAACGCCAAAGGCATCCCTACCGTCGTGCTCAGCACGGGCATGGATAAGGTGCATACCCACGACGAGTGCTGTCGCATCTCCGACCTGGAGAAGACCGCCCTCTGGGTGCTGGAGATTGTGCGTCAGGTGGCACTCGGCTAAAGCTCGGGTACCGGCGTGTAAA
The Bacillota bacterium genome window above contains:
- a CDS encoding SIS domain-containing protein, with product MAEQHHMHREIHEQPQVIRTVAEKSVRSAQALAQAIRDRGIQFAMISARGTSDNAALYTKYRLEIEAGIPVASAAPSIFTLYNGQLNLSRALVIGISQSGKAQDVVEVVSAARAAGALTAAITNDPSSELAQVAEHVLLCHAGEERSVAATKTYTATLANIALLVDALAGRSRIGEDIEDAAQGMEQVLAMEEEIELLAERYRYMSACMVLARGYNFCTAHEAALKMMETGYVIARAYSAADFMHGPIAVVDTGFPCFVYAPNGSAYATMLQLTARLRERGAEIVVISCNPEILRLATRMVVLPCDIAERISPLVYIVVGQLFAFHLSETRGYDPDRPRGLSKITITR
- a CDS encoding M20/M25/M40 family metallo-hydrolase, with product MVNTQRLVDDFLALCRINSPPKQESEIIAAVIPRLIRLGLEVKQDEAGKQIGGNANNVIARLPANVPGVPPIFFSVHFDTVEPNPNVQIIVEDDLIRTDGSSILGADDKAGLAPLLEAIQCIVENNLPHGEIWLLLSVAEEIGLLGAKHLPLQGVNATMGFVLDTGPPVGKVVVGAPTHDHLTVRVIGRAAHAGAAPEQGISAIVAASRAIARMKLGRIDGETTANIGSFHGGQATNVVCPEVEIRAEARSHNSEKLEAQIAHMIACFREEAEAMGAQVEVETSRHYEAYRLPEDAPVVQVARESALALGLPYEAKLAGGGSDANVFNAKGIPTVVLSTGMDKVHTHDECCRISDLEKTALWVLEIVRQVALG